From the genome of Nitrosopumilus sp., one region includes:
- a CDS encoding FtsX-like permease family protein, producing the protein MLFNQKGSLIGAVLAVTIGILVINVNFVIFQGLYDAIVRDISEYTTGDVIITDEFDFIDKSDQSLVRWFERIPVVEAATPRLSSTAEMNMTKNGKLIEESRIPLVGIDPFNDVRASTAHETVSDGSYVFSRNSIVLGSNVARDLGGAQVGDSVKVLVVDRQGEDQIRRFIVTGIANSPGGSGFDYSGVIHIDTLRDMMNRPGDTGSFMVKLYDDSKSLEVKEFFLRSFPNEDFIAETTEEASEAQLEGFRSGIAMINIIGYFGMMASAFAIVTIQMMLVNGKTREIGVMRSIGAKRKDILIIFIFQGMIIGAIGAGVGTATGLGYTAYAKETKMSFDGSLELEVTYNWEKIIQTALMSFILAIIASLYPSYRATKLLPVEAMRSV; encoded by the coding sequence ATGCTATTTAATCAGAAAGGAAGTTTGATTGGTGCTGTTTTGGCAGTAACCATTGGCATTTTGGTAATCAATGTAAATTTTGTAATTTTTCAAGGATTGTATGATGCTATTGTTAGAGATATTAGTGAATACACTACTGGTGATGTGATTATTACTGATGAATTTGATTTTATCGATAAATCAGATCAATCTCTTGTTCGATGGTTTGAACGAATTCCAGTTGTAGAAGCCGCGACACCGCGGCTGTCTTCAACTGCCGAAATGAATATGACAAAAAATGGAAAGCTAATCGAAGAATCTAGAATTCCTTTAGTTGGCATTGATCCGTTTAATGACGTTAGAGCATCTACAGCACATGAAACTGTTTCTGATGGAAGTTATGTTTTTTCAAGAAATTCTATTGTGTTAGGATCTAATGTGGCAAGAGATCTTGGAGGCGCTCAAGTGGGTGATAGTGTTAAGGTTCTTGTAGTAGACAGACAGGGAGAAGATCAAATTCGAAGATTTATCGTTACTGGAATTGCAAATTCACCTGGAGGTTCAGGATTTGATTATTCTGGAGTTATTCACATCGACACATTACGTGACATGATGAATAGGCCTGGAGACACAGGTTCATTTATGGTTAAACTATATGATGATTCTAAATCACTTGAAGTTAAAGAATTCTTTTTGCGTTCATTTCCAAATGAAGATTTTATTGCTGAAACTACAGAAGAAGCATCTGAAGCACAACTTGAAGGTTTTAGATCTGGGATTGCCATGATCAACATAATTGGTTATTTTGGAATGATGGCGTCTGCATTTGCAATTGTTACAATTCAGATGATGTTAGTTAACGGAAAAACTAGAGAAATTGGTGTCATGCGTTCTATAGGGGCTAAAAGAAAAGATATTTTGATAATTTTTATTTTTCAAGGCATGATAATTGGAGCTATTGGTGCCGGTGTAGGGACTGCAACAGGACTAGGTTATACTGCATATGCCAAGGAGACAAAAATGTCATTTGACGGCAGTCTTGAACTAGAAGTAACTTATAATTGGGAAAAAATAATTCAGACTGCCTTGATGTCATTCATCTTGGCAATCATTGCATCTCTATATCCCTCGTATAGGGCAACAAAGCTACTACCCGTGGAGGCGATGAGATCTGTATAA
- a CDS encoding AsnC family transcriptional regulator translates to MDNLDMKILNRLLNNCRESDRQVGIELGISGGAVRARIQKMQRKKIIGEFFMKVEPPVLGYGVLYFVVSGQNINEILEQASLVGEPYFMVPCVGGITVCGISIKENMNQKIELAKKLMKDVRVLSIFEAENPGFSSNLTKTDLEILEELIKNPIQKIEQIARNTKMSTKTITRCIEKLHGNDGVQFTLVYDPIKIENFIPHAILTWIKGDVKETLEELNNAFSESYLQIPFIAKNQIVLFMYSDNIFKMDEITQKVRNIKNIKSADLFIPKKILFYTKWIKQSIDNFKKSSKLHLTYQTN, encoded by the coding sequence ATGGACAATTTAGATATGAAGATTTTGAACAGATTATTGAACAATTGCAGAGAATCAGACAGGCAAGTAGGAATAGAATTGGGAATATCTGGAGGAGCAGTTCGGGCAAGAATACAAAAAATGCAAAGAAAAAAGATCATTGGGGAATTTTTCATGAAAGTTGAACCACCAGTTTTAGGATATGGTGTTTTGTACTTTGTTGTATCAGGACAAAATATCAATGAAATTTTAGAGCAAGCAAGTCTTGTAGGTGAACCATATTTTATGGTGCCATGTGTTGGAGGAATAACAGTTTGTGGCATTTCAATAAAAGAAAACATGAATCAGAAAATTGAGCTTGCAAAGAAATTGATGAAAGATGTCAGAGTACTATCCATTTTTGAAGCAGAAAATCCAGGATTTAGTTCAAATCTTACAAAAACGGATTTAGAAATTCTAGAAGAATTGATCAAGAATCCCATACAGAAAATTGAACAAATTGCAAGGAATACAAAAATGTCAACAAAAACAATAACAAGATGCATAGAAAAACTACATGGAAATGATGGAGTACAATTTACTCTAGTTTACGATCCTATAAAAATTGAGAATTTCATTCCTCATGCCATTCTTACATGGATAAAAGGAGACGTTAAAGAAACATTAGAAGAATTGAATAATGCATTTTCCGAATCGTATTTACAGATTCCATTTATAGCAAAAAATCAAATTGTCTTATTCATGTACAGTGACAATATTTTCAAGATGGATGAGATTACACAAAAAGTTAGAAATATTAAAAATATAAAATCAGCTGATTTGTTCATTCCAAAGAAAATTTTATTTTATACAAAATGGATAAAACAATCTATTGATAATTTCAAAAAATCATCTAAATTACATTTAACATATCAAACAAATTAA
- a CDS encoding NUDIX domain-containing protein: protein MKKTKIYEGKILGLSVYDVKIEGRKVRREVVEHRGAAAMLAFDEDDKVILVKQNRFPHGYVLEIPAGTLEKKEEPVKCAFRELEEETGYTAKKMTPLITYYPSIGYNAEIIHCFLASGLKKTSDLKLDEDEILSVVKMDLKKVISMIKTGKIQDSKTICAVLTYAAKKKLY from the coding sequence ATGAAAAAGACAAAGATCTATGAAGGGAAAATTCTAGGTCTTAGTGTTTATGATGTAAAAATAGAGGGTAGAAAAGTCAGAAGAGAAGTTGTTGAGCATAGAGGTGCCGCAGCCATGCTTGCTTTTGATGAAGACGACAAAGTGATTCTAGTAAAACAAAACAGATTTCCTCACGGATATGTATTGGAAATTCCGGCTGGAACGTTAGAAAAAAAAGAAGAACCCGTAAAATGTGCATTCAGAGAACTAGAAGAGGAAACAGGCTATACAGCAAAAAAGATGACTCCTCTCATCACATATTACCCATCAATTGGCTATAATGCAGAAATAATTCATTGCTTTTTGGCCTCAGGATTAAAGAAAACATCGGATTTAAAATTAGACGAGGATGAAATATTATCAGTAGTCAAGATGGATTTGAAAAAGGTAATCTCAATGATTAAAACTGGAAAAATCCAAGATTCAAAAACTATTTGTGCGGTTTTAACATATGCTGCAAAGAAGAAATTATACTAA
- a CDS encoding AbrB/MazE/SpoVT family DNA-binding domain-containing protein produces MTKFIRRLQRIGSSILVSLPKEWVVANNLDKGSEVEIETGQDSISISANKEVRPTKDLVISYPLPKEENIVADITGAYLLGFGVIEINSKSIIPGKDREEIRNSMRRLVGMEIIEEDASHINMQFLLDATTLNPEKILKRMSSIAIGMYDDVSNGLVSDDKSNLQSLSNRDVEVNRQYFLLVRLIRSTLADKRLANAFNLENIDVLDYRVAANILENAGDSIVELSNLIYNTSLSKEHSKKIYNVVNNFNKLAEKSIDAFTKPDRLLAIEAISLHKQYEEKLSLLRNTLDNKKQVPIDFLDIVYMFERIAQSWADVADLVQPIYNE; encoded by the coding sequence TTGACTAAATTTATTCGACGCCTACAAAGAATTGGAAGTAGCATTTTGGTATCATTACCAAAAGAATGGGTTGTTGCAAATAATTTAGATAAGGGTAGTGAAGTTGAAATTGAAACTGGTCAAGATAGTATTTCTATATCTGCCAATAAAGAAGTACGGCCAACAAAAGATCTTGTAATTTCTTATCCGTTACCTAAAGAAGAAAATATTGTGGCAGACATTACAGGGGCCTATCTTTTAGGATTTGGTGTTATTGAAATTAATTCAAAGTCCATTATTCCAGGTAAAGACAGAGAGGAAATTCGCAATTCAATGAGAAGACTAGTTGGAATGGAAATAATTGAGGAAGATGCATCTCATATTAACATGCAGTTTCTTTTAGATGCAACAACACTTAATCCAGAAAAAATTCTCAAACGAATGAGTTCCATTGCAATTGGAATGTATGATGATGTGTCAAATGGATTAGTTTCAGATGATAAATCTAATTTACAGTCGTTGTCAAATCGTGATGTCGAGGTAAATAGACAATATTTTTTGCTTGTTCGTTTAATTCGTAGCACATTAGCCGACAAAAGATTAGCCAATGCATTTAATCTAGAAAATATTGATGTGCTTGATTACAGAGTTGCAGCAAACATTCTTGAAAATGCAGGTGACTCTATCGTAGAACTTTCAAATCTAATTTACAATACCTCTTTGTCAAAAGAACATTCAAAAAAAATCTATAATGTCGTAAATAATTTTAATAAACTTGCAGAAAAATCCATTGATGCATTTACTAAACCTGATAGATTATTAGCAATCGAAGCTATATCGCTGCATAAACAATATGAGGAAAAACTTAGCTTACTTCGAAATACATTAGATAATAAAAAACAAGTCCCGATAGATTTTCTTGATATTGTGTATATGTTTGAAAGAATCGCACAGTCTTGGGCAGATGTAGCTGATCTTGTACAGCCAATCTATAATGAATAA
- a CDS encoding GHMP kinase — MEATAFCPAHVTGFFKAHLDDNQNNLERIGSMGAGFSIKQGVTTRVKIQTKNDQESNFEVTSHGYQSDKTDISKYVLDEFLKLGDFTTKFFKIEHDISIPVGYGLGSSGAVTLSLSFALDQALQTKLQRIRIGQIAHNAEVNCKTGLGDVLASFHGGFEIRVKPGAPGIGRVEKITTDKISVIMICFSPISTNKFIKERLSQINGLGGKMVNRLLESKNYEHFQDMSLEFAKYVDVMTPRMQELINELYENNIKCGIALFGETIFSMIPQEKEKTALRIMQKYPDGIIIKSELDNDGARVLLN; from the coding sequence ATGGAGGCAACAGCATTTTGTCCAGCACATGTTACAGGATTTTTTAAGGCTCATTTAGACGACAATCAAAATAATTTAGAAAGGATAGGCTCTATGGGAGCGGGTTTTTCAATAAAACAAGGGGTAACTACCAGAGTAAAAATTCAAACAAAAAATGATCAAGAGTCAAACTTTGAAGTTACATCACACGGATATCAATCAGATAAGACAGATATTTCAAAATATGTTTTAGATGAATTTTTAAAACTTGGAGACTTTACAACAAAGTTTTTTAAAATTGAACATGACATATCAATTCCTGTTGGATATGGTTTAGGTTCTAGTGGTGCAGTTACTTTGTCTTTATCATTTGCACTAGATCAAGCTCTTCAAACAAAATTACAAAGAATCAGAATAGGACAAATTGCACATAATGCAGAGGTAAATTGTAAGACAGGGCTAGGTGATGTGTTAGCATCATTTCATGGTGGTTTTGAAATTCGTGTTAAACCGGGCGCACCAGGAATTGGCCGTGTTGAAAAGATTACTACAGATAAAATTTCTGTAATCATGATATGTTTTTCTCCAATATCCACAAACAAATTCATCAAAGAACGCCTATCACAAATTAATGGGTTGGGAGGAAAAATGGTAAACAGACTATTAGAATCAAAAAATTATGAACATTTTCAAGACATGTCTTTGGAATTTGCAAAATATGTTGATGTTATGACACCAAGAATGCAAGAATTGATTAACGAATTGTATGAAAATAATATCAAATGCGGAATTGCTCTTTTTGGTGAAACAATTTTTTCAATGATTCCACAAGAAAAAGAAAAAACAGCTCTGAGAATTATGCAAAAATATCCTGACGGAATTATAATAAAATCGGAATTAGACAACGATGGAGCAAGAGTCCTATTAAATTAA
- a CDS encoding phosphopantothenate/pantothenate synthetase, protein MSIIPKSHPRVKSLLIREKIVNGFDNGLVAKEGLLAQGRGEAFDYLLGEKTGKAATNAIKAAAAQLLLAEIPVISVNGNIAALCPKQIVKLSEQIKAKLEVNLFYANEKRKRAIIKTLKANGADEILGSSNASSKKLPGIDSARRIVDKDGIFVADVVVVPLEDGDRTIALRKAGKTVITFDLNPLSRTSQTANITIVDNVTRAVDLLINESKKLSKKNRKSLQKIINDFDNKKNLRDNVIQIKNNLTRRAKIA, encoded by the coding sequence ATGTCAATAATTCCTAAATCTCATCCAAGAGTCAAATCGCTTTTGATTCGTGAAAAGATAGTCAACGGATTTGATAATGGACTTGTTGCAAAAGAAGGACTTTTAGCTCAAGGCAGAGGAGAAGCTTTTGATTATCTACTAGGAGAGAAAACAGGAAAAGCTGCAACAAATGCCATCAAGGCAGCAGCCGCACAATTACTATTGGCAGAAATACCCGTAATCTCAGTTAATGGTAACATAGCAGCATTATGTCCAAAGCAAATTGTAAAACTTTCAGAGCAAATCAAGGCAAAACTTGAGGTAAATCTGTTTTATGCAAATGAAAAGAGGAAAAGAGCCATTATCAAAACTCTCAAAGCGAATGGAGCAGATGAAATTCTAGGTTCCAGTAATGCCTCATCTAAAAAACTGCCAGGCATTGATTCTGCAAGAAGAATTGTTGACAAAGATGGGATTTTTGTTGCAGATGTAGTAGTTGTGCCACTAGAAGACGGAGACAGGACTATAGCACTTAGAAAAGCAGGAAAAACAGTTATCACATTTGATCTAAACCCTCTTTCAAGAACCTCACAGACTGCCAACATCACAATTGTAGATAATGTAACAAGAGCAGTTGATTTGCTAATCAATGAATCTAAAAAACTGTCAAAAAAGAATCGAAAAAGTCTTCAAAAAATCATTAATGATTTTGATAATAAAAAAAATCTAAGAGATAATGTCATACAGATAAAAAATAACTTGACAAGGAGAGCTAAGATTGCATAA
- the panB gene encoding 3-methyl-2-oxobutanoate hydroxymethyltransferase gives MHKTVQDILNMKKEKKKISVITSYDYTLASLCDKAGIDVLLVGDSAGMVMLGYENTISVTMDQMCMFTEAVSRARKNSLLVSDLPFMSYQASIEDAINNSGKLIKAGADAVKLEGGSIMAETISAIVDIGIPVMGHIGLQPQTTVLSQGYKVQGKTKDAAMKLIQDAKDLEDAGVFSIALEMVSHEVAQIISETVNVPIIGIGSGVNCDGQVLVVQDLLGMYDKIKPKFAKRYMNLSEDIEKSLGDYKKDVESGIFPAKEHWFSMNQEELEKLREEIGS, from the coding sequence TTGCATAAAACAGTTCAAGATATTCTTAATATGAAAAAAGAAAAGAAAAAAATTTCCGTAATTACAAGCTATGATTACACTTTAGCTTCATTATGTGATAAAGCAGGAATTGACGTATTGTTAGTAGGTGATAGTGCGGGAATGGTAATGCTTGGTTATGAAAATACAATTTCTGTAACAATGGATCAAATGTGTATGTTTACAGAAGCAGTTAGCAGAGCAAGAAAAAATTCCCTACTAGTATCAGACTTACCATTCATGTCATATCAAGCAAGCATTGAGGATGCCATCAATAATTCTGGCAAATTGATCAAAGCTGGTGCAGACGCCGTAAAGCTTGAAGGCGGTTCTATAATGGCTGAGACAATTAGTGCAATAGTGGATATAGGAATTCCAGTAATGGGTCATATTGGATTACAGCCTCAAACCACAGTTCTTTCACAAGGATACAAAGTGCAAGGTAAAACAAAAGATGCCGCAATGAAGTTGATTCAAGATGCAAAGGATCTTGAAGATGCAGGAGTATTCAGCATTGCATTAGAAATGGTTAGTCATGAAGTTGCTCAAATTATCTCTGAAACTGTCAATGTACCGATAATAGGAATTGGCTCAGGGGTAAATTGCGATGGACAAGTATTGGTCGTTCAGGATTTACTAGGAATGTATGACAAGATTAAACCAAAATTTGCAAAAAGATACATGAATTTATCTGAAGACATTGAAAAATCACTTGGAGATTATAAAAAAGACGTTGAATCAGGCATATTTCCTGCTAAAGAACACTGGTTTTCAATGAACCAAGAAGAACTAGAAAAATTACGTGAAGAAATTGGCAGTTAA
- the coaBC gene encoding bifunctional phosphopantothenoylcysteine decarboxylase/phosphopantothenate--cysteine ligase CoaBC has protein sequence MKKLAVKKKIKKKDHPSLDIVSSHGIELTGKRIVLCVAGSVAAYKAIELARLLMRHGADVKCVTSSAVTKLIQPEYFKWATGNDVVTKLTGELEHIRLADYNQSDLLIVYPATANTLGKLANGIDDTPVSTVLTVGFGSKIPILMCLAMHASMYENSAVKKNIKFLKNKIEFISPKIIEGKAKSPEPEDVLENVLKKFRFSSKLKNKKILMTAGPTVEQIDPIRAITNQSSGKTGVSLASELISAGAKVTFVYGPGRESPPKGAKIINVLSSKEMHMTIKSELKRKFDIIIMAAAIADYIPSVQSKKKIKSYKPTMSVSLKKAPKIIDQVKKYQKDIFLVGFKAETNLTKSQLIKSAEKKLRESSADMIIANDIGSTRYKKNPQNNQVIIIDSKKNFVSGWMNKEKIAKIIRKQIEKRIK, from the coding sequence GTGAAGAAATTGGCAGTTAAAAAAAAGATAAAGAAAAAGGATCATCCATCTTTAGATATTGTAAGCTCACATGGCATCGAACTAACTGGAAAAAGAATTGTACTTTGCGTTGCAGGTAGTGTTGCAGCATACAAAGCAATTGAACTTGCGAGATTACTAATGAGACACGGAGCAGATGTAAAATGTGTCACAAGCAGTGCAGTTACAAAACTAATACAGCCAGAATATTTCAAATGGGCCACAGGCAATGATGTAGTTACAAAACTTACTGGAGAGTTAGAACACATCAGATTAGCAGATTACAACCAATCAGATTTGCTAATAGTGTATCCTGCAACTGCAAATACGTTAGGAAAATTAGCAAATGGTATTGATGATACGCCTGTATCAACAGTGCTTACTGTAGGATTTGGATCAAAAATTCCAATTTTGATGTGTCTTGCAATGCATGCATCGATGTATGAAAATTCAGCTGTCAAAAAAAATATCAAATTTTTAAAAAATAAGATTGAATTCATTTCCCCCAAGATAATCGAAGGTAAAGCAAAATCTCCAGAACCTGAAGATGTTTTAGAAAATGTATTGAAGAAATTTAGATTCTCATCAAAATTAAAAAATAAAAAAATTCTGATGACAGCAGGTCCAACTGTTGAACAAATAGATCCCATACGGGCAATTACAAACCAAAGTTCTGGAAAAACAGGAGTCAGTTTAGCATCTGAATTAATTTCTGCAGGAGCAAAAGTTACTTTTGTTTATGGACCGGGAAGAGAAAGTCCACCAAAAGGTGCAAAAATAATCAATGTTTTATCAAGTAAAGAAATGCATATGACAATAAAATCAGAATTAAAGAGGAAATTTGACATTATAATTATGGCTGCAGCAATTGCAGATTATATCCCATCTGTTCAAAGCAAAAAGAAGATCAAAAGTTACAAACCAACTATGAGCGTTAGCCTCAAAAAAGCTCCAAAAATCATTGATCAGGTAAAAAAATATCAAAAAGACATATTTCTTGTAGGTTTCAAGGCAGAGACAAACTTGACAAAATCCCAGCTAATTAAATCAGCTGAGAAAAAATTGAGAGAGTCATCTGCAGATATGATCATAGCAAATGATATTGGTTCAACCAGATACAAGAAAAATCCTCAAAACAACCAGGTAATCATCATAGATTCCAAAAAGAATTTTGTTTCAGGATGGATGAACAAAGAAAAAATTGCCAAAATAATTAGAAAACAGATTGAAAAGAGAATCAAATAA
- a CDS encoding methyltransferase domain-containing protein, which yields MKFVPSEYKQRNMKIWNEVAPRYHKRWASANKGPFQSTKKLVESVNISNGDAVLDVACGTGVVTNEIQKKIGKSGYVVGIDTSTTAIKIAKKWNGKKDNVNFINTDAEKFSFSKKFDIITCQYALFFFPNAQKALKNMKNSLKKSGSIGISVHGSNDKVPYFSSIIDSVTKYIPDYIPPGSPNLDRFGTKSALKKEVSKAGFSKIKVTEFIFHYSPGNFEDYWKTYLKYIAKPLKEKLNELDYSKRKELKQAVKEKTLSHTKKNGEILFPWQVLILSAKN from the coding sequence ATGAAATTCGTGCCTTCAGAGTACAAACAACGAAATATGAAGATTTGGAATGAGGTTGCACCTAGATATCACAAAAGATGGGCCAGTGCAAACAAGGGACCATTTCAGAGTACAAAAAAATTAGTGGAATCGGTAAACATCAGCAATGGTGATGCAGTCTTGGATGTTGCATGCGGTACAGGAGTTGTTACAAATGAAATACAAAAGAAAATTGGAAAATCAGGATATGTTGTAGGAATAGATACTTCAACTACTGCAATTAAAATTGCAAAAAAATGGAATGGGAAGAAAGATAATGTAAATTTTATAAACACTGATGCTGAAAAATTCTCTTTTTCTAAAAAATTTGACATCATCACATGTCAATATGCACTATTTTTCTTTCCAAATGCACAAAAGGCATTGAAAAACATGAAAAACAGCCTCAAAAAATCAGGAAGTATAGGAATTTCAGTTCATGGAAGTAACGATAAAGTTCCATACTTTAGCAGCATCATAGATTCAGTTACAAAGTATATCCCAGATTACATCCCACCGGGTTCACCAAATCTTGATAGATTCGGTACAAAATCTGCTTTGAAAAAAGAAGTGAGTAAAGCAGGGTTTTCAAAAATTAAAGTCACAGAATTTATTTTTCATTATAGTCCAGGGAATTTTGAAGATTATTGGAAAACATATCTAAAATATATCGCAAAACCACTAAAAGAAAAGCTAAATGAATTGGATTATTCCAAAAGAAAAGAACTGAAGCAGGCAGTAAAAGAAAAAACATTGTCACATACTAAGAAAAATGGAGAAATTTTGTTTCCTTGGCAAGTTTTAATTCTAAGTGCAAAAAACTAG
- a CDS encoding M24 family metallopeptidase, giving the protein MKQRRKNLLKYAQQIDCDTLVTFEPENLFYMTGFWGEAIGLLEKNGKTTIIAPELEVGRAREESVDCNVITAERGDGLITSVVNKIKKNRVCTDCQNYPVMMSLKKSIPKIKSSIDPFYNARMIKDEKEIQILKKASKIIDEMFEVCSKRMNVGQKESELQTILMTYAMEQEMFDTGYKSTLNPLIIAGGPNGALPHAQVTNRKFKKGDLVVADLTLRYKGYVSDATRTFAMGKISLQANEAYETVKESQKLGLKAVKPNVDCRDVDAACRKYIEEKNYGQYFIHSTGHGIGLEVHELPTVSYRSDTKLKENMVITVEPGIYIENKFGIRIEDSLIVKQRPIVMHKFTKDLVTI; this is encoded by the coding sequence ATGAAACAACGCAGAAAGAATCTTCTCAAATATGCTCAACAAATTGACTGTGACACTTTGGTCACATTTGAACCTGAAAATCTGTTTTACATGACTGGATTTTGGGGTGAGGCAATTGGGTTACTTGAAAAAAATGGAAAAACTACCATAATTGCACCTGAACTTGAAGTTGGAAGGGCAAGGGAAGAATCTGTTGACTGTAATGTAATTACAGCCGAACGTGGAGATGGTCTGATAACCTCAGTCGTCAACAAAATTAAGAAAAACCGAGTTTGTACTGATTGTCAAAATTATCCAGTGATGATGTCGTTAAAAAAATCTATTCCAAAGATAAAATCATCAATTGATCCGTTTTACAATGCACGTATGATCAAAGATGAGAAGGAGATACAAATTCTCAAAAAAGCGTCTAAAATTATTGATGAAATGTTTGAAGTTTGTTCAAAGAGAATGAATGTTGGTCAAAAAGAATCAGAACTGCAAACTATTTTGATGACTTATGCCATGGAGCAAGAAATGTTTGATACGGGTTATAAATCCACATTAAATCCACTAATCATTGCTGGTGGTCCAAATGGTGCACTTCCACATGCTCAGGTCACAAATAGGAAATTCAAAAAAGGTGATCTAGTAGTTGCTGATCTTACTTTAAGATACAAGGGATATGTTTCTGATGCGACAAGAACGTTTGCGATGGGAAAGATTTCACTGCAAGCAAATGAAGCGTATGAAACTGTAAAAGAATCTCAAAAACTTGGACTAAAGGCTGTTAAGCCAAATGTTGATTGTAGAGATGTAGACGCTGCATGTAGAAAATACATTGAAGAAAAAAACTATGGCCAATACTTTATTCATTCAACCGGTCATGGAATTGGATTAGAAGTACATGAGCTTCCAACTGTATCTTACAGAAGTGATACAAAATTAAAGGAAAATATGGTAATCACAGTAGAGCCTGGAATCTATATTGAAAATAAATTTGGAATCCGAATTGAAGATTCGTTAATTGTAAAACAACGACCGATTGTAATGCACAAATTTACTAAAGATTTAGTCACAATTTGA
- a CDS encoding DUF814 domain-containing protein has protein sequence MGEQKGEKKKVVALLSGGLDSQLAVRMMQEQGFDVSAVAIKTPFCDFDCGRGCGFEIRERADDLNVNLKTVYLGDEYIEMLKHPKHGIGAGFNPCVDCRTMMFDAAKKHMEEIGAEFIISGEVLGQRPMSQHAPSLHIIEKESNLKGKIVRPLSAGLLPPTDAEKDGLIKRGNLGMIKGRTRRTQLQMAKEYGIENPPNAGGGCLLTEPQFGIKAKDLFDHIETPSINEIDLLKIGRHFRLDEETKFVVGRNKDENEMIKALALPGDILLEAKDFVGPVSILRGKNAKLHIEFASAVTLRYSDAPKTEQSIVSVKNGDSDEEVNSECAEEQSYIKFRM, from the coding sequence ATGGGTGAACAAAAAGGAGAAAAGAAAAAAGTAGTTGCATTGCTTTCAGGAGGCCTAGATAGCCAGCTTGCAGTTAGAATGATGCAGGAGCAAGGTTTTGACGTATCAGCCGTTGCGATTAAGACTCCTTTTTGTGATTTTGATTGTGGAAGAGGATGCGGATTTGAAATTAGAGAAAGAGCAGATGATCTTAATGTCAATTTAAAAACAGTTTATCTCGGTGATGAGTATATCGAGATGTTAAAACATCCAAAGCACGGAATTGGTGCAGGATTTAACCCGTGTGTTGATTGTAGGACCATGATGTTTGATGCGGCAAAAAAACACATGGAAGAAATTGGTGCAGAATTTATTATTTCAGGAGAAGTGTTAGGACAACGTCCGATGAGCCAACACGCGCCATCATTGCATATTATTGAAAAGGAATCAAATTTGAAAGGGAAAATTGTTAGACCGTTATCAGCTGGATTATTGCCACCAACTGATGCTGAAAAAGATGGTTTGATTAAAAGAGGAAATCTTGGAATGATCAAAGGCAGGACAAGAAGAACTCAATTGCAAATGGCAAAAGAATATGGGATTGAAAATCCACCAAATGCAGGTGGCGGTTGTTTACTAACAGAGCCACAGTTTGGAATTAAAGCTAAAGACTTGTTTGATCATATAGAAACTCCAAGTATTAATGAAATTGATTTGCTAAAAATTGGAAGACACTTTAGATTAGATGAGGAAACAAAATTTGTTGTGGGAAGAAACAAAGACGAGAATGAGATGATCAAGGCTCTAGCATTGCCAGGAGATATCCTACTTGAAGCTAAAGATTTTGTCGGGCCAGTGTCTATTTTACGTGGAAAAAATGCAAAATTACACATAGAATTTGCATCTGCAGTAACCCTAAGGTATTCAGACGCTCCAAAAACTGAGCAAAGTATTGTTTCTGTAAAAAATGGAGATTCAGATGAGGAAGTCAATTCAGAATGTGCAGAAGAACAATCTTACATCAAATTTAGAATGTAG
- a CDS encoding DUF552 domain-containing protein: protein MQKQENSTYLKAMTIRDISDVHSIKEDIKKNMILILRVTPLAQKDVDQLRKVVEELYSIAKAADAEIARLGEERIIIAPSSVKIWKPEYDLK from the coding sequence ATGCAAAAACAAGAAAATTCCACATATCTAAAGGCCATGACAATTAGAGACATCAGTGACGTTCATTCCATAAAAGAAGATATCAAAAAGAATATGATTTTGATTCTAAGAGTCACACCATTGGCCCAAAAAGATGTTGATCAGCTTCGTAAAGTAGTGGAAGAATTGTACTCCATTGCAAAAGCTGCTGATGCTGAAATTGCAAGATTGGGAGAAGAGAGAATCATAATTGCTCCGTCCAGCGTAAAAATCTGGAAACCGGAATACGATCTAAAATAA